The nucleotide sequence TTGAAACAGAATAATGCCCTGGCTTTGATACATGTCTGTTCGAGACATTTTTCACAATGCTGTTAAAACCGCTCTAATTAAAGATGGCTGGACGATTACCGATGATCCTCTGCGTCTGGAAGTGGGTGGTATTAGTGTCTCCATCGATCTGTCTGCCGAACGTCTAATTGCTGCCGAACGCAAAGGTCAGAAAATTGCTGTCGAAGTCAAAAGCTTTTTGGAAAGCGCATCGGCTATTTCGGAATTTCATACAGCCTTGGGACAATTCCTCAACTATCGAGCGGTACTCCAAATGGATGAGCCAGATCGAGAACTTTACCTGGCTGTTCCCACCAGCGTCCACGACACTTTTTTTCAACTTCCAATCCCCGCCGCCCAGGTTCAAACCTTCGGTCTTAAGCTTTTGGTGTATGACCCCATGGAGGAAGTCATCGTGTTATGGAGAAACTAAACCAGTATCGTCAATTGATTCAGGACTTATTGAGTCGGTATGCAGAACACCAACCCTCCCACGGTCAAACCGAAATCCAGGCGGTTTTCGACACAGTCCGTGACCACTACCAGATCATGCACGTTGGCTGGCATGGTAAGCGATGGGTGCATAGTTGTACCGTTCACATTGATATTAAAGATGAAAAAATTTGGATTCAATGGAACGGAACCGAAGATGATCTGGCTCAAGAGCTGGTGCAATTAGGGGTTCCCAAAACTGACATCGTAATTGGCTTCCATCCCCCCGAATTGCGAAAGTATACTGAATATGCGGTTTGCTAGATCACTTCCTGCGATTGCTATTTCTCTGATACCACCAAAAATCTGGGCTGAACTTTTAGGATAGCACCATGAAGGGCGCTCAGCCTGTATCTCCATCGCCCTCTCCACCGAAGTATGCTGGACAAATTTATGAATGCTCTTGATTGAGTAGTGAAGGATCGAGACTGGTGGGGTAGGTACTAGTGGTCTGTCAAGAATTATTTTGGGTGTTTCAACCCCCAAAATAATAATCTCTTTTCTCTCCCAGACTCACAACTACAAAGTTGACAAACCACTAGTGTTCCGTCAGGAAAATTTTGACGGGGCGCAGACCCTCAAAATTTAACTTCAATCAGCCTTTCAGTATTCAGTTACCTGTCAAATTAAATTTGACAGACCACTAGTATGGAGTAAATGAACATTTTACATAAGGCGGGCACTATTTGAGTCTGGTTGACAAAATTCCCATTGCAGACCTTACAGATGCTTCAAGGAGGGTTCTGTCTGATAAGATATTTGGGTTGTTCAGTCTGATACCTTCCGTTGAGTCAATCGATAGATATACCCAGGGTAGACGAGCTTCTACAGGAATTTGCTAATATTCAGCAAACCAGCTCCAAGCGCATTGCGCTGCTGGGTTCCCGTCACGTCCCGATTACCCATCAAAACTTGATTGAGATGATGAGCTATGCCCTGGTGCTGGAAGGTAATCGGTTGATTACTTCTGGGGCGACCGGGACCAATTTTGCTGCGATTCGGGGGGCACTGCGGGCAGACCCAACCTTGCTGACCGTGATTTTGCCCCAGAGTCTGGATCGCCAGCCGCGTGAGTCCCGTGAGCAACTGGAGCAGGTGATGCATCTGGTGGAAAATCCCAGCAATGACACCCTTTCCCTGGCAGAAGCAAGTTCGCTGTGCAACGCGGAAATCATTTCCCGCTGCCAGCAGTTGATCTGCTTTGCCTTCCACGACAGCACCACCCTGCTGAATACTTGCCGTGATGCTGAAGAGCAGCGGAAAATTGTGACTCTGTTTTACTTTGACTGATGGAAGGATGAAGGATGAATCTGAAATCGCAAGTTCAAAATTGAGAGAAGACAGAATTCAGAATTCAGAATTCAGAAGACTGCATTCTTTTGTCTTCTTTCTCCTGGATCCTGAATTCTTTTTCCAAACCATAGCAGTCGCCATCCAGGTCAGGACAAGTTAGAACGCTTAAAACCTGATCCTGTCATTCTTTCTTACCCATACCCCGTCCTCTGTTCCCTGCTATACAATGGGAAATTGTTGAAGATTAAAGCCAGGCAGGTTGAGAGGGCAGAAATCCCTGTCGATGGTTTCTTGCCCTGCACCTCTCTCCCAGTTTCCTATCATGCCGCTTCCCATTGTTGCTATTATTGGTCGCCCGAATGTGGGCAAGTCTACGGTCGTCAATCGCCTGGCGGGGGTGCAGGATGCGATCGTCTATGATGAACCGGGAGTAACCCGCGATCGCACCTACAAGCGGGCATTCTGGGGCGATCGGGAGTTCCAGGTAGTGGATACCGGGGGCCTGGTGTTTGACGATGACACTGAGTTTCTACCCCTGATCCGGGAGCAGGCAATGGCGGCTCTGGCAGAGTCCAGCGCTGCCATTTTTGTGGTCGATGGCCAGATGGGCCTGACTCCGGCGGATGAGGAAATTGCTACCTGGCTGCGGCAACAACCTGTTCCCGTTCTGCTGGCAGTGAATAAATGTGAATCGGTGGAGCAGGGGGTGACCCAGGCAGCGGAGTTCTGGCAGTTGGGACTGGGAGAGCCATATCCAATTTCAGGCATTCACGGCAACGGCACCGGGGATTTACTGGATGCGCTGATCACCCATTTGCCTCCGGCGGAGGAAGTGACGGAGGAAGAAGAAATTAAAGTGGCGATCGCCGGTCGCCCCAATGTGGGTAAGTCCAGCCTGCTGAATGCGTTTGTGGGTGAGAACCGCTCTATTGTCAGCCCCATTTCGGGGACAACACGGGATGCGATCGACATGGTGGTGGAACGGGATGGGCGCACCTATCGCCTGGTGGACACCGCCGGTATCCGCAAAAAGAAAAATGTGGAGTACGGACCTGAGTTTTTTGGGATCAACCGTGCCTTTAAGGCGATTAACCGTGCCAGTGTGGTACTGCTGGTGATTGATGCCCTGGATGGGGTGACAGAGCAGGACCAGAAGTTAGCCGGGCGAATTGCCGATGAGGGGCGGGGCTGCGTCATTATCGTCAACAAGTGGGATGCCGTCGAAAAGGACTCCCATACCATTTATGAGTATGAGAAGGTGGTACGCGATCGCCTCCACTTCCTCGACTGGGCAGACATTATCTTCATCAGCGCCAGAACCGGGCAGCGGGTCGAAAAAATTCTGGATCTGGTCAATATTGCAGCCGAACAGCACCAGCGCCGGGTGACCACCTCTGTCATCAATGAAGTGCTGGAAGATGCGGTCCGCTGGCATTCTCCCCCCACCACCCGGCAGGGGCGACAGGGCAAAATCTACTACGGCACCCAGGTCAGCACCCGCCCCCCCACAATCGCCCTCTTCGTGAATGACCCCGAACTGTTCAACGACAACTACCGTCGCTATGTTGAAGGGCAGTTTCGCAAATCCCTGGGCTTCGCTGGAACCCCCATCCGCCTCCTGTGGCGTGGGAAAAAAGCCCGCGATATGGAGCGGGGCAGTGTAAACCGGGCAACGCGGGTTTAGACGAGGTCATTCATGGATCTACTGCGATCGCTCCCCATTGGACTGTACCTGGAACAACCCGTCACCTGGCTGCATCGACTCGATCCCCGCGTCAAGCTGGCGTGGTTGATGACCTTTCTGCTGGCTCCGCTGCTGGCAAATCCACCCTGGAGAATTTTTCTGGTGGTGCTTCTGGTTGGGATTACCCTGGCTGCAATGATTCCCCTGCGGGTGTGGCGGCAGCAAATGGTCTGGCTGTTGCTCCTGAGTGTGATGGTGTTTGTCCTGACCGCCCTGCTGCCCGATGGGTTGAAGGCCCGTATCCAGCCCCGACTGCCCGCTGACGAGCTTGCCTTCCAGGAACAACCAGCCCAACTTCCCACACCGCCCCAGACATCCTGGAATCCCTTCCGCATTGGGCAGCCTTCTACTCCACCCCTTCCCGGAGAGCAGCGTAATCCCGCTTTTCGCCAGCCGACAGATTATAGCTATGTATTGTTTCAGCAGGGACCCCTGACCGTCACCCGCCGATCGCTGGATCTGGCCATTCGCTTCAGCACCCTGCTGTTCACCCTGATCTACAGCGCGACCCTCTATCTGCTAACGACAGCTCCCGAAGAAATTACGGCTGCAATTGAAAACTGGATGGAACCGCTGCGCCGCTTCAAATTTCCCGTCACCGAGATTGCCCTCACCCTCACCCTTTCCCTCCGTTTCATTCCACTGGTGCTGGAAGAGGTGCAAAACCTGGTGCGTTCCGTCAGCACCCGTGCCATCAACTGGCGCAAACTGGGACTGCGTCGAAGTGCTGAAGTGTGGCTGATGGTAGCAGAACGCCTGCTTGAAAATCTTTTACTCAGGGCAGAGCAGATTTCCAGTGCCATGACCGTGCGTGGATTTACCAGTCCCAATCAGCACCGGGTGGAGTGGTATCAGTTTCGACTCCGCCCCGGCGACTGGCTGGCTCTGGTCAGTCTGGCAGGTTTGTGGGTAGCTCGCCTGGTTTGGGGGGGGCAAACCTGACCAGATCAGGAAATGTCCGCGCTGAAACAGCTCTCTATCGCGTAATCTGTCGAGCACTACCTCTTGCCTGTTTCCGGTTATCGCTGAGACACTGATAGAGCGATCGCCATGAAGGTCAGGATGAATTAGCCAACGCGAACCCTGGTCATCCGAATCTTTCTCCCCCTGTACTCCGTCCCCTGTCCCCTGCCATCTCAACAAAGCTATTCACCAGTTCCCCCTGACAACCTCAATATGGGTACTCCCAAATCAGTTTTGGTCTTGTTTGCACATCCGGCTCTGGAAAAGTCGCGGATCAATCGACATCTGATTCAAGCTGTCAGAGGGTTAAAATCCGTAACCATCCATGATCTCTACGAAGCCTATCCAACCTTTCATATCAATGTAAAGCTGGAACAAACCCTGCTCCTGGCAATTGCGGATTCCCATCCTGGGGCTGGGCGGTTTACAACTGGGTGTGACCGCAGCGTTAATGACAACCATTGGTCTTCTGGCAGGGCTGACCTGGCAAATGGCCCTGAAGTTGGGCTAATCTTACCCCTGTCCTCAACCGTGATTGGGGTGCAGACCCTGAATGAACGGGGATTGATGAAAACAGAAGGAGGGCAGTCAGCAGCAACTATTACAGTCCGACGACCGTGAACTCATGCACAAGGCAGACCGCGCCTGGGATATATCCCTCCTGCGCAAGGATGCTTAGACATGAGAATTTGACAGCAACCATGACAGAATCGGGGCAAAAGTTTCGATATACTTTGATTACGGGATAAAAAAATACGCATAGTAGCGTGTTTTTTTATACTATCCAGGCAAGGGTTAAAGTGAATGTACGGTTTTCGCGTATGATTAAGCTACAATTCCTGAGTCTACACGTAGCGTGGTGCGTAACCTGGTAACCAGGCTCCCTGGTGTCTGGAGATTGTGGCACACCGCGTCAGTGTTGAACCAGATGGTAGCGGTTCCTACCCACACTTAAACCTGATTAAGACATTAGTAAATAAATGTAACTTCCTGCCAGCATACCTTTCCATTCAGGTTTCTTTTCTCGAAGATGTGTTCCATCTGGGTCAGAACTGCTATAACAAAGGTTCAAACAGGTAGGCGTTGATGAGTAAATCTTGATATGCAGCTTGACGACATTTATCGCTTCTTCCAAAGCCCGCCCCCTACCTATCTCAACGAGGAGCTAACAATCTGTTATGTCCTCTCCGTCTTATTGAAGGGCGACTCCTATGGTACGGAGTTAATTCAGTTAATTGAAAGCCAATATCCCACCTATCGTCTTTCAGACACGGTCCTTTACAATGCACTGACCTTTTTGTTGGAAAAGGAGTTGGTGTCAAGCTACTGGAAGAAATTAGAGGGACGAGGTAGACCCCGCCGCATGTTTCAGATTCTTCCGGAAGCCCGCAGTCAGGCAGAAAACCTGGCTCAGCTCTGGAACCAATACATGGCTGAACGCAGAAGCTCGGCTTTTACCGAGTGAGTCCGGCGGCTATTGAGGTCGTATTTAGGCGTTTTATGGATTGAGGCTGTCAGTTCATAAAGCGTCTTTTTTATGCCCCAAATCAGTAGACTTAATCGGTAATAAATCGTCCATGCTCTGAATTGATGAAAAGACCACCAGAATTGACGAATTTACGTCAAGAATTTATAGCTTTCCTTGTTTCCGATTAAGTCTATTGATGCGGCTATCCCAGTCTGGGGACAGGTTGGTACGTTTGGGAAATTGAATTGCCAAACTCAGGATGTCGAAATTTCCAGATCGGATCTTCAATTCCGGCTTCCTGAAAGGCCCGATCTCGATTCCAACAGTTCTGGCATTGACCACATCCTCCTTCAACGCCAAGACTGCAATCATGGGTGAACTCAAAAATATCCTGGAATTGATCTCCTAAGGTATCCGCCGCTAACCGAATGCAGTCGGTGTTGGTGAGGTGCTTGAGGGGAGTATGGATAGTCAGTGCACGGGCATCTCGCCACAACCCTTCACCCAGTACCTGGGCCATAGAGTCAATGAATTTCTGGAGATGATCTCCCTCCTGGGCAAAGTCTTCTTTGCCGACGCTGAGCACGATGTGGTTAATTTCCTTCGTGGCTGCGTGATTGGCAGCCATAGTTAGAATCAGCAGGTTGCTGGCTGAGGCAAACGTTGGGTCAGAGCCATTTAGCAGCGGTTGAACCAGGCGGTTTTGCCCGCGGGAATATGTGGCTTTCAGGGAAACGGTTTTCGCAAACAGGGGACTGAGATCCATGACTGTGTGACTCGATAGTCTGAGGATATCTGCCAGGGCGATCGCACTTTCTAACTCAATCTGGCTTTGCCACCCCACACTACAAATCACCGCATGAACCTGCTCAAACTGCTGGACAGCGACTACAGCACAGACCGCTGACAGATAACCCCCATCCAAGATACATAAGGCATTCGGGATAGACATAGCCAATTCTCAGGAAAAGACACAAGAAATGATTAAAAATAATTATTTCTTGCGGTTAAACGACTCCAGCGGACAACCAGGAGGTTTTCTCCAGGGAAATATTTGAAAAGTCACCTGTGTCATTCTAAAAGAAGTGAAGCCCATCGGTTTGAATCTGGGTCAGGTTTAGCTCTGAGGCAATGATTGTAAGGGTTGATCCGAAGCGTAAATTCTAAGTGGCAAGCTGTGCTGGTTTGCCAGGATCTGAGCAATTTTTAGTGCGCTTTCATAGAGAAGAGAACTGCAATAGATTTGACCGCGTCTATCCTCATCTCGCCCCAGGCGCAGCTCGATCGCATCTTCAAGATAATAGACTGTAAACATTGGTTTGGGATTCTCGATCACTGAAGGTAGGGGTTTGACACCATTGGCAAAAGCGTGGAGTTGAAGCATGAACTCAGAGTGATAAGACCAGCAAACGGGAGGTTTCTGTATCAATTGCCACCTTTGGGAATGGGTCAACGCCAGCATATAGTCCAGATCAACATCAACAGATGAGTGGGAAATTTCGGAAGATTGATAGCGATCGCAATAGATGGCGTGCAAAATAGATGGCGTGCAAACAGATGGAAGTGGTCCACCGGCAAAGATTTGGTCGGTCGCAGCCCCTCAAAATGTAACCTCAATCACTTTTCTGACACCCGCTGATTCATCAAATTGACAAAGATGGGTTACAGCGATTGCCAATGGACTGTGCTACACCCGTTACCCGACACCCAAGACCCCAAATTGTGGTTGACTTTTTTGCATATGGTTGCGATTAGCTGTAATTGACAGACCAACAGGGAATGTATCTAGTTTGACACTCAACCCTGGCACCAACAATCGTAGTTAAGGACAAAGAGGAAAAACTTAAAGGAAGGAGGGTATCCACATTTATCCGCCTCTTTTACTTGGGCTGGTGTGCAAGAACACTTGTGTCCGGCTAAATTCGCCTAAGATTGGGAACTGGGCTTTGGACTAAGACCAGGAAAAAAGGCAGCTAGAGCAGTGCCCTAACTGCCGTAAGGTCAATGAAACACAAAAACCATTGACCTTATGATCTTCGAACAACTGACTCAATTTCGCCAACGTCTGTATGAGAGGCTGGGGGGGGAGTTGGGCATTACCGTTACGGCATGAGCGGATTAGCAGCTTCGAGACCCACTTGGCACGAGCAGCGTTCCAACTGAAGCAGGTGAGCCGCGCTTTGGAGGAGCGACCCTTAGTCGTATATGACCGAGAGTACGGCAACGGGAGCTTTGTGAAGCAAACCCGAGGTATTGCCGCAGACTGACTGCTACGCTTAGCCTCCAACCGCTGTGTATGGGGAACCCCTGGACCTTATGGGGGACGGGGATCCCCGCGCAAGCATGGAGCGAAACTGAAGTTCAATGATCCGGAGAACTGGCCACCGATGAGACAAACCCTCCACCTCACAGATGCGCACTATGGGCAGGTGAAGCTGATGCACTGGAGTGGCTTCCACTTCAAGCAAACCCCGCAACAAGGGATGGAAATTGTGCGCGTGGAAGTGGTTGAACCCGTCGGGCGACGACGAGAGTTTCAAGTGTTGTGGTTGGCCTATGTGGGAGAAGCGATGCCCGAGTTAGATTCCATTTGGGTGCTGTATCTCAGGCGGTTTGCTTTAGAACACTGGTATCGCTTTGCTAAGCAGAGGTTATTTTGGACACAACCGCAATTCAGCTCGACCCAGGCGAGTGAGCGATGGAGTACCTTAATGCCCTTACTCAGTTGGCAATTATGGTTCGCGAGAGAGGAGTGTGTGGATGCTCCATTGCCCTGGCAGTCAGCTCAAGATAAACTAGCTCCAGGTCGCGTGGCGACTGCCTTTGCCTCCATTTTGGCCGCGATTGGCACACCGACTCAAGCACCCAAAAGGCGAGGAAAATCTCCAGGGCGAGCTGTGGGAGACAAGCCTGCCCCCAGACCTCAGTATCCGACGGTCAAAAAACGAGCCGCCAGACGCAAAAAGACTGAGGAAATACCGGAACTACCCCAAGAAATCGTTGCCTAAATTCCTCTTGCACTCGCCCACAGGGGTGCTGTTCAGCTCTCTTTAGCCGCTGAGCCTTTTTCTCGTGTCATTCTCGTGCTTGTTACTCAACTTCTGTGTTCCTATCAAACTGGGTTAGTCCAAAGTCCAGAGGGTATGGGACTCATAGACTTACGCGGAAAGCAGGCAATACCCAGTTGTCCGCTCTATACCCAATACTTCCGGACTCACCTCAAGCAATCACGGTGATAGCTCCCTGGAACGCCGGTACAGAAATCGGATTTTGTCTACCGGATACCCAGGTTTCGTTGAATTTCTCACCAGAAATCCGATTCCCTGGAATTCTGAACGGATGCTTTAGTCACTAATCCGGCGAATCCCACTTTCTACAGGAGTAATATCCGTTCCAGCAAAGGGTTCAGTACCGCCAACCCAGTTAAAGTCGCTGATCCGTATACTGAGAGAGCCAATCTCAAGGATCGGGTTGTAGCGCAGAATCACCCCGTAGGCACGACGGCTATATTCCAGAATAAAGTCGGTACTGATTTCGCTGCGTGTATCCAGATTAATGGAGGTCTGGATGGTGAGACGAATGGGACCATAGATTTGTTGAGTAATCCCAAGATTCAGAATTCGATTATCCACAATGCGGTCAAAAAAGAAGGGCGATTGTCCCCGCCCAACCACCTGATAGTAGGTCAGGTTAAAGGCTGTGTAGTCAAAAAATGGTCTTGAAAAGTGGCCGAACTGTCCATAAAGCCCTGCACTACCGATCAAATTATTTTGAGTATCACCATTGGTGTAAACCCCTGAAACCCCTGTAATCCCGATTCCCAGGCTAATGTAAGGAA is from Leptothermofonsia sichuanensis E412 and encodes:
- a CDS encoding PadR family transcriptional regulator; translation: MQLDDIYRFFQSPPPTYLNEELTICYVLSVLLKGDSYGTELIQLIESQYPTYRLSDTVLYNALTFLLEKELVSSYWKKLEGRGRPRRMFQILPEARSQAENLAQLWNQYMAERRSSAFTE
- a CDS encoding NAD(P)H-dependent oxidoreductase; the encoded protein is MGTPKSVLVLFAHPALEKSRINRHLIQAVRGLKSVTIHDLYEAYPTFHINVKLEQTLLLAIADSHPGAGRFTTGCDRSVNDNHWSSGRADLANGPEVGLILPLSSTVIGVQTLNERGLMKTEGGQSAATITVRRP
- a CDS encoding XisH family protein, with product MSVRDIFHNAVKTALIKDGWTITDDPLRLEVGGISVSIDLSAERLIAAERKGQKIAVEVKSFLESASAISEFHTALGQFLNYRAVLQMDEPDRELYLAVPTSVHDTFFQLPIPAAQVQTFGLKLLVYDPMEEVIVLWRN
- the der gene encoding ribosome biogenesis GTPase Der; this translates as MPLPIVAIIGRPNVGKSTVVNRLAGVQDAIVYDEPGVTRDRTYKRAFWGDREFQVVDTGGLVFDDDTEFLPLIREQAMAALAESSAAIFVVDGQMGLTPADEEIATWLRQQPVPVLLAVNKCESVEQGVTQAAEFWQLGLGEPYPISGIHGNGTGDLLDALITHLPPAEEVTEEEEIKVAIAGRPNVGKSSLLNAFVGENRSIVSPISGTTRDAIDMVVERDGRTYRLVDTAGIRKKKNVEYGPEFFGINRAFKAINRASVVLLVIDALDGVTEQDQKLAGRIADEGRGCVIIVNKWDAVEKDSHTIYEYEKVVRDRLHFLDWADIIFISARTGQRVEKILDLVNIAAEQHQRRVTTSVINEVLEDAVRWHSPPTTRQGRQGKIYYGTQVSTRPPTIALFVNDPELFNDNYRRYVEGQFRKSLGFAGTPIRLLWRGKKARDMERGSVNRATRV
- a CDS encoding energy-coupling factor transporter transmembrane component T family protein; the protein is MDLLRSLPIGLYLEQPVTWLHRLDPRVKLAWLMTFLLAPLLANPPWRIFLVVLLVGITLAAMIPLRVWRQQMVWLLLLSVMVFVLTALLPDGLKARIQPRLPADELAFQEQPAQLPTPPQTSWNPFRIGQPSTPPLPGEQRNPAFRQPTDYSYVLFQQGPLTVTRRSLDLAIRFSTLLFTLIYSATLYLLTTAPEEITAAIENWMEPLRRFKFPVTEIALTLTLSLRFIPLVLEEVQNLVRSVSTRAINWRKLGLRRSAEVWLMVAERLLENLLLRAEQISSAMTVRGFTSPNQHRVEWYQFRLRPGDWLALVSLAGLWVARLVWGGQT
- a CDS encoding 7-cyano-7-deazaguanine synthase — encoded protein: MSIPNALCILDGGYLSAVCAVVAVQQFEQVHAVICSVGWQSQIELESAIALADILRLSSHTVMDLSPLFAKTVSLKATYSRGQNRLVQPLLNGSDPTFASASNLLILTMAANHAATKEINHIVLSVGKEDFAQEGDHLQKFIDSMAQVLGEGLWRDARALTIHTPLKHLTNTDCIRLAADTLGDQFQDIFEFTHDCSLGVEGGCGQCQNCWNRDRAFQEAGIEDPIWKFRHPEFGNSISQTYQPVPRLG
- a CDS encoding DNA recombination-mediator protein A produces the protein MSQSIDIPRVDELLQEFANIQQTSSKRIALLGSRHVPITHQNLIEMMSYALVLEGNRLITSGATGTNFAAIRGALRADPTLLTVILPQSLDRQPRESREQLEQVMHLVENPSNDTLSLAEASSLCNAEIISRCQQLICFAFHDSTTLLNTCRDAEEQRKIVTLFYFD
- a CDS encoding XisI protein, whose translation is MEKLNQYRQLIQDLLSRYAEHQPSHGQTEIQAVFDTVRDHYQIMHVGWHGKRWVHSCTVHIDIKDEKIWIQWNGTEDDLAQELVQLGVPKTDIVIGFHPPELRKYTEYAVC